A window from Pongo abelii isolate AG06213 chromosome 6, NHGRI_mPonAbe1-v2.0_pri, whole genome shotgun sequence encodes these proteins:
- the LOC100461372 gene encoding olfactory receptor 10AC1, whose product MDSPSNATVPCGFLLQGFSEFPHLRPVLFLLLLGVHLATLGGNLLILVAVASMPSRQPMLLFLCQLSAIELCYTLVVVPRSLVDLSTPGHRRGSPISFLSCAFQMQMFVALGGAECFLLAAMAYDRYVAICHPLRYAAVVTPGLCARLALACCLGGLAVSVGLTVAIFHLPFCGSRLLLHFFCDITALLHLACTRSYADELPLLGACLVLLLLPSVLILASYGAIAAALRRVRCPKGRSKAASTCALHLAVTFLHYGCATFMYVRPRASYSPRVDRTLALVYTNVTPLLYPLIYSLRNREITAALSRVLGRRRPGQAPGGDLREL is encoded by the coding sequence ATGGACAGCCCCAGCAATGCCACCGTGCCCTGCGGCTTTCTCCTTCAAGGCTTCTCCGAGTTCCCGCACCTGAGACCCGTGCTCTTCCTTTTGCTGCTGGGGGTGCACCTGGCCACCCTGGGCGGGAACCTGCTCATCCTAGTGGCCGTGGCCTCAATGCCAAGCCGGCAGCCCATGCTGCTTTTCTTGTGCCAGCTGTCAGCCATCGAGCTGTGCTACACGCTGGTGGTGGTGCCCCGCTCCCTGGTCGACCTGAGCACGCCAGGCCACCGCAGGGGCAGCCCTATCTCCTTCCTGAGCTGCGCCTTTCAGATGCAGATGTTTGTGGCTCTGGGCGGGGCCGAGTGCTTCCTGCTGGCCGCCATGGCCTATGACCGCTACGTGGCCATCTGCCACCCGCTGCGCTACGCGGCCGTGGTGACCCCCGGGCTGTGCGCGCGACTGGCTCTGGCCTGCTGCCTCGGGGGACTGGCGGTGTCCGTGGGGCTCACGGTGGCCATCTTCCACCTGCCTTTCTGCGGCTCCCGCCTGCTGCTGCATTTCTTCTGCGACATCACGGcgctgctgcacctggcctgcacGCGGAGCTACGCTGACGAGCTGCCCCTGCTGGGCGCCTgcctggtgctgctgctgctgccctcgGTGCTCATCCTGGCCTCCTACGGCGCCATCGCCGCCGCCCTGCGCCGCGTGCGCTGCCCCAAAGGCCGGAGCAAGGCCGCCTCCACCTGCGCCTTGCACCTGGCAGTCACCTTCCTGCACTACGGCTGCGCCACCTTCATGTACGTGCGGCCCAGGGCCAGCTACTCCCCGCGCGTGGACCGCACCCTGGCGCTGGTCTACACCAACGTCACGCCGCTGCTGTACCCGCTCATCTACAGCCTGCGCAACCGCGAGATCACCGCCGCCCTGAGCAGGGTGCTGGGGCGCCGGCGGCCAGGCCAAGCTCCAGGCGGGGATCTGCGCGAGCTCTGA